The nucleotide window GCGATGGCGTCCTCACCGCTTTCGGCCAGCACGTGGAATTCGTGGGAGGTGGAGCCGCCGATGGCGCCGGTGTCGGCCAGTACCGGGCGGTATTCCAGGCCCATGCGCTCGAAGATGGCGCAGTAGGCCTGGTACATCACCTCATAGGTGTTCTGCAGGCATTGTTCGCTGAGGTGGAAGGAGTAGGCGTCCTTCATCAGGAACTCGCGGGAACGCATCACGCCGAAGCGGGGGCGCACCTCGTCGCGGAACTTGGTCTGGATCTGGTACAGGCTCAGGGGCAGCTGCTTGTAGCTGGCCAGCTCGTTGCGGACCAGGGCGGTGATCACTTCCTCGTGGGTGGGGCCCAGCACGAAGTCGCGGCCGTGGCGGTCCTTGAGGCGCAACAGCTCGGGGCCGAACTTGTCCCAGCGGCCGGTCTCCTGCCAGAGCTCGGCGGGCTGCACCATGGGCATCAGGGTTTCGACGGCACCAGCGCGGTTCATCTCTTCCCGCACGATGTTCTCGACCTTCTTGAGCACCCGCAGGCCGGACGGCAGCCAGGTGTAGAGGCCAGAGGCCAGCTTGCGGATCATGCCGGCGCGCAGCATCAGCTGGTGGCTCTTGATCTCGGCGTCGCTGGGCGTTTCCTTGAGGGTGGACAGCAAATATTGGCTGGTACGCATCTTCGCTAATTCGGCTTATTCAAATGGGGAAAGGACTAGTTTATCAGGGCTTGTTCGCCCCTTGAAGCGGTCCGGAGGCGTTCTTCCTCGGCCAGGGCCAGCAGCTTCTCCAGGGGCTGGCCCGGTTGCAGGGCCATGACCCCGGCCGACAGGCGCAACCTGGGGGTGAGCCGCTTGCCCAGCTGCTCGCATACCGCCTGGGCGAAGCTGTCCGGGTGGGGGTGGTTGCTCCTGGGCAGGTACAGCAGCAGCCGGGCGCCGTCGCCCCTGGCCATGATGTCCTCGGCCAGCAGCTCCTTGTTCAGCTCCTGGGCCAGGGCCTGCAGCATCTGGTCGCCCTGGCCGTAGCCGAAGTCCAGGTTCAGCTCGCGCAGGTTATCCAGGTGCAGCACCACCAGGCTGGCCTCGGGGGGCTGGGGCTGGCTCTGGCGCATGGCCAGCTCGGTGAACAGCCTGGAGCGGGTCCACAGGCCGGTGATGACGTCGTTGCCGAGCTTCTCCTGGGCATGTTCCAGGCGGCGCCTGGTCACCTGCAGGGCGCCGTGCTGGCGGCTCAGCAGCCACAGCAGCAGGCCGCCAAGCAGCGCCAGCACGGCGCTGCTCAGCCAGGGCAGCCAGGGGCGCTCGTTCAGGTGGCCGGGCCTGTGCAGGAAGGCGGACACGTCGGCGATGGGCGGCAGCTGCCCGGTCTGGGTGAGGATGTCGGCGATACGGCGCCAGCGGCGCTCGCTCACGTGCCCCAGACTGACCAGCTCGGGCATGATCAGCTGGCGGGCCATGTTCAGTTCGAAGCGCATGTGCTCCCGGGTCTTGGTGACGCCGTAGTACTCGCTGATGATGTCCAGGGTCTCTTCCGGGTGGTCGACGGCATACTCCCAGCCCCTGAGGCTGGCCTGGAGAAAGCGCTGGGCCCGCAGCGGGTGGCGCTCCAGCTCCCGCTCGGTGGTGAACAGGATGTCGGAATAGAAGTCCAGGTCCTGGGCCCGTGGATCCAGTATGGTCACCGGGATGCCCAGCTCCTGGAGGTAGAAGGGCTCATTGGTCAGGTAGGCGTTGAAGGCGTCGACCCGGCCCTCGATGAGATCGCGTACGTCCGTGCTGGTGCCCAGGTGCTGGAAGCTGTCCGGCTCTATGCCGCTTTTTCTGAGCATGGCGATGAGCTCGGGGTCGAGATCGCCGGGGAAGAACATCACCTTCTTGCCGGGCAGATCGGACAGGGTCTTGATGCCGCTGTCGGCCCGGGCCAGCAGCACAGAGGGGGAATGCTGGTAGAGGGCCGCCAGGGCCTTGAGGGGGGCACCGCTTGCCCAGCGTACGAACACCTCGGTGTTGCCGACCCCGTAATGGGCCCGGCCCTCGGTGACCTCGTCCACCGGGAAGCGGGACGGGCCGCCGGCGCGGATCTCCACGTCCAGGCCGGCTTCCTGGTAGTAACCGAGGTGCTTGGCCATGTAGTAACCGGCGAACTGGGGTTGGTGCAGCCAGCGAAGCTGGAGTACCAGGTGATCCTGGGCCCGGGCGGGCAGGGCCGCCAGGACGGCGAGGCAAAGTAGCAGGAGGCGCATGGCAACGTGTTCTAGTTTTCCCTGAAGTACTATGGGCCAGGGCCCTGTGCGAGTAAAGCCCTAAGGGCGCTCAAGTGCCACCACCAGGCACTGGTCGCCGGCCACCCGAAAGCGCACGTTGTGGCCGCACAGGCCGACACCGTAGACCCGTTCGGGGTCGCTCTGGTAGGCGGGCCTGGGATCCTGGGCCAGCACTTCCTCCACCAGCAGCGGGAAATCCGCCGCCAGCCCCTTGAGGGCCCTGAGCTGCTGCCTGGCCTCGGCCGACCAGGCCACCGCCAGGGGCGCCGGCGGCGCCTCGCTGGCGTAACCGGCCCTGGCGTGTGGCAGGGCGTCGGCATAGGGGATGTAGGGCTTGATGTCCAGGATGGGGGTGCCGTCGACCAGATCCACGGCGCCCAGCTCCAGCCAGGCGCCCTTGGGATCGGCGTGCACCGCCTTGAGCTCCACCAGCGACAGGCCGATGGGGTTGGGCCTGAAGGTGGAGCGGCTGGCGAAGACCCCGACCTTGGCATTGCCGCCCAGGCGCGGCGGGCGCACCAGGGGCTTCCAGCCCTTGTCCAGGTGCTCGTGGAAGCAGAACAGCAGCCACAGGTGGGAGAAGGCCTCCAGGCCGCGAACGGTGTCGGGATGGCCGGCCTCGCCGGTCAGCCTGAGGACGGCGGTGCCGTGTTTGATCAGCCTGGGCTGGCGGGGGACGGCAAACTTTTCATCGAAGGGACTCTGGACCACGCCTATGGGCTGCAGCTGCATGGGGCTTCTCCTGGTTGGGGCGGCCCAGAGTCTACGCATTCAGGGCGATTCGCGCCAGATGGCCTCGCCCTGGCAGAGGGCCTGGCTGAGGCAGCCGGGGGCGGCGTCCTCGCTCAGCAGCAGGCACTGGCGGAAGACGATGCCGTTGCCGCCCAGCTGGTAGGCCTGGCGGCGGGCATCCGTCCTGGCCTCGGCCAGGCTGGCCGGGGGCGCATTGGCGGCCTGCTGGCAGTGCTGTCCCTGGACCAGGCCCAGGCTCCGATACGGCTTGCCGGCCAGGGCATCGGGGCTGTACACGGCCACCCTGGAGGGCACGAAGTAATCCTGGATGGCGGCGCCATCCAGGTTGCTGTCGACCTGGTAGCTGCCGGCGCAGCCGGCCAACGCCAGCGCCGCGGCGCTCAGGAGCCAGTACTTCATTCGCCTTGCCCCTTCTGCCGGTACTTGCGGTAGAGGCGCTTCTGGCGGTTGTCCAGGTTGACCTTGCGGCCGTCGATGAACATGGCCTCGACCCCGAAGTCCGGGTAGTCGAACAGGGGGGCGGCGGTGAGGATCAGGGTCGCCGACTTGCCCAGGGCCAGGCTGCCGTATTGCTGATCTATGCCCAGCAGCTTGGCGGCGTTGAGGGTCACCGACCGCAGGGCGGCCTCCTCGGGCAGGCCCCAGGCCATGGCCTGGGCCACGGCGAAGGGCAGATCCCGGGCCGACCAGCCGGCGGGCAGGGCGATCACCGGGGCCAGGCCGGCCTGATGGAGCCTGGCCGGCAGGGTGAAGGCCTGATCGTAGGGGGCGTCCTCATGGTCGGGCAGCCCCTGGGGATCCGTGGCCACCACGGCGACGCCCCGGGCCTTGAGCTCGGCCAGGGCGGTCAGGGCCACGGGGCCGGCCACCAGGGACCAGGCCAGATCCTGCTCGGCGGTGAAGTCCAGGGCCTGGGTCAGCTGGCCCTGGCGGGACAGGTGGATGAACAGCGGCAGCTGCCTGCTGAACAGGCCGCGCATCGGCTCCAGGCGGGCGTCGACGGGTTGATCTTCGCGCTGGCGGCGGCGTTCGTCATAGGCGCGGGCCTTGCCGAACAGGGCCTTGAGGCCGTCCAGGGCCTGGCTGTCGGCGCTGTCCGGCCAATAGAGGTGCAGGCCGGTGTCGGCCTTGACCAGCATGTCGCGGCGGTTCCAGCCGTCCAGGCGCATGGCGGCGCTGCGGCCGGCCACCAGGTTGCCATTGGGGGCCACTTCCGCCAGGGCGATGCCGTTGGCGCGCACCGTGGGGATAATCTCGGAGTCGGCGTTGAAGGCGGCCTCGGCGGCCACCTCGGGGGTCAGATCGCCCACCTCGCTGAAGTCGCGGGTGGCGCGCACCGCGTCCACCTCGCTCAGGCCCAGGCGGGTGGACAGGGCGATCAGGCCGGGATAGACGTGCTTGCCGCTGGCCTCGATGACCACGGCCTTGTCGGGAACCGGCAGATCCGGCCCCAGGGCGGTGATCAGGCCGTTCTCGAACAGGATGTCGCTGCCGGCCAGCACACCCTGGTCGGCGGTGTGCAGGGTGGCGTTGGTGATCAGCACCGGGCGTTTCTGGATCTCGCCGGGGGCCATGTCATGGGCCAGGGTGGGAACGGCCAGCAGGCCAAGTATGCAGAGCCAGTTTTTCATTACAGTGCCTCCCTGTGCAGATCGTCGCAGTGCCAGTGAACCAGGGGCGGGCGGTAGCCCTCCTGGTCTTGGTCCGGCTGTTCGCCGCTGGCCAGGACCTTGTTGATCAGGGCCTGCTTCTCGTCCATGACCCGCTCCCGCTGCTGCAGGTCACGGCCGCGGTCGAAGTAGCGGCGGCCGTCCACCCAGGTGGCCTGGACCTTGGCCCGGGCGGTCAGGGGGTTGGCGTCCCAGAGCACCAGATCGGCGTGCTTGCCTTCCTTGATGGAGCCCACGTACTGGTCCACGCCCAGCTGCTTGGCCGGGTTGAGGGTGACCATCTTCCAGGCGTCGGCCGGCGCCATGTTGCAGTAGGCCATGGACTTGGCCGCTTCCAGGTTGAGGCGGCGCACCAGATCCGGGGAATCGGAGTTGATGGAGGTAAGCACCCCCTTGTCGTGCATCAGGCAGGCGTTCTGCACTATGGCGTCGTAGACCTCGAACTTGTAGGCCCACCAGTCGGCGAAGGTGGAGGCGCCGGCACCGTGCTCACGCAGCTCGTCGGCCACCTTGTAGCCTTCCAGCACGTGGGTGAAGGTGCTGATGCTGAAGTCGAACCGCTCGGCCACTTCCATCAGCGCCAGGATCTCCGAGGCCACGTAGGAATGGGCGTGGACCAGGCGCTCCTTGTCCATGATCTCCACCAGGGCGTCGAGGCGGTAGTCCCGGCGCGGCGGCAGCTGCCGGCCCTGCTTGCGGCGGCTGAGCAGATCGTAGGCCAGGCGGCTTTCCCGGTATTCGCGGGCGGACTGGAAGGCGTCCGCCACCAGGGCCGGCACCCCCATGCGGGTCTGGGGATAGCGGCGGTCGAAGTCATCGCCCCAGTTGGCCTGCTTGACGTTTTCACCCAGGGCGAACTTGATGGAGGGCGGTGCCTGCTTGAACTTGAGGCCGTTGCCGTCCTTGCCCCAGCGCAGCTTGATCAGCTGGGCCTGGCCGCCGATGGGGTTGGCGCTGCCGTGCAGCAGGTGGGCCGTGGTGGTGCCGCCGGCCAGGGCCCGGTAGATGCCGATGTCGTTGGGGTTGAGCACGTCGCCGATGCGCACCTCGGAGGTGACGGCGTCGGAGAATTCGTTGACGCCGCCGCTGATGGCCAGGTGGGAATGCTCGTCGATGATGCCGGCACTCAGGTGCAGGCCGGTGCCGTCGATCTTCTGGTAGCCCCTGGGGGTCTCCAGGCCCTGGCCCACTTCCTCTATCTTGCCGCGGCTGACCAGCACGTCGGCGTTCTTGACGATGCCGTCGTCCTCGGAGGTCCAGAGGGTGACGTTGGCGATGTGCAGCTTCTCGCGCTCGGGCAGGGCAGGGACGCCGTAGGCCAGGTTGGGGTAGCTGAGCTGGCCGACCAGGGCTTCTGAGGCCTGCGGTTCTTCCTCCTGTTGCGGCTGGACCGGCGTCAGGCTCAGGGGCTGGGGGCCGGAGCTCAGGCGCAGTTCGTCATTGTGCCAGGACAGCACCCAGTGCTGGGGCTTGTCGTCGGCCACGAAGGACAGGTTCAGGCGGCCGTCCACATAGGCGCTCTGCACCTTGAGGGCGTCATCGCCCTTTTTCAGGGTCACCTCCGGCTTGGCGTCGCCGCCGATGCTCAAGCGGTAGCCGCCGGCCACATCGAAGTCGCCCCACATGCGGGCCAGGCGCAGGGGGATGCGGGCATGGGGCTGGCCCTGGGTCCAGACCGAGAGGATCTTGCCGTCGTCGAACAGGTTGTCGTTGGCGATGACCAGATCGGCCATCATGCCCGGGGCCAGCCTGCCGGCCTGGTCCTGGATACCGGCGATGGCCGCGGGCACCGTGGTCAGGGCGGCCAGGGCCTGCTGCTCGCTGAGGCCGCGCTTGACCGCCTTCTTCAGGTTCGGCCAGATGGAGCCCTCGCTGTCATGGCGGGTAAAGGCCAGCTTCAGGCCCTGCTCGGCCAGGATGGCCGGATTGGAGGGGGCCCGCTCCCAGTGGCGCAGGTCGGCCAGGGTGACCTGGCGGCGCAGCTCGGCGCTGGCCAGGGCCGGCGGCTTGGGAAAGTTGAGCGGCAGGATCAGGGTGTCGGCGGCCTTGGCCACGGCCTCGGCGCGCTGGTATTCGAACTGGCTGCCGAGATAAACGGGCTTGAGCTCGAAACCGGCGAACAGCCTGGCGGCGCTGAGCAGGTTGTTTTCGTCCGTCG belongs to Gallaecimonas sp. GXIMD4217 and includes:
- the tsaA gene encoding tRNA (N6-threonylcarbamoyladenosine(37)-N6)-methyltransferase TrmO; protein product: MQLQPIGVVQSPFDEKFAVPRQPRLIKHGTAVLRLTGEAGHPDTVRGLEAFSHLWLLFCFHEHLDKGWKPLVRPPRLGGNAKVGVFASRSTFRPNPIGLSLVELKAVHADPKGAWLELGAVDLVDGTPILDIKPYIPYADALPHARAGYASEAPPAPLAVAWSAEARQQLRALKGLAADFPLLVEEVLAQDPRPAYQSDPERVYGVGLCGHNVRFRVAGDQCLVVALERP
- the rcsF gene encoding Rcs stress response system protein RcsF — translated: MKYWLLSAAALALAGCAGSYQVDSNLDGAAIQDYFVPSRVAVYSPDALAGKPYRSLGLVQGQHCQQAANAPPASLAEARTDARRQAYQLGGNGIVFRQCLLLSEDAAPGCLSQALCQGEAIWRESP
- a CDS encoding ABC transporter substrate-binding protein, whose amino-acid sequence is MRLLLLCLAVLAALPARAQDHLVLQLRWLHQPQFAGYYMAKHLGYYQEAGLDVEIRAGGPSRFPVDEVTEGRAHYGVGNTEVFVRWASGAPLKALAALYQHSPSVLLARADSGIKTLSDLPGKKVMFFPGDLDPELIAMLRKSGIEPDSFQHLGTSTDVRDLIEGRVDAFNAYLTNEPFYLQELGIPVTILDPRAQDLDFYSDILFTTERELERHPLRAQRFLQASLRGWEYAVDHPEETLDIISEYYGVTKTREHMRFELNMARQLIMPELVSLGHVSERRWRRIADILTQTGQLPPIADVSAFLHRPGHLNERPWLPWLSSAVLALLGGLLLWLLSRQHGALQVTRRRLEHAQEKLGNDVITGLWTRSRLFTELAMRQSQPQPPEASLVVLHLDNLRELNLDFGYGQGDQMLQALAQELNKELLAEDIMARGDGARLLLYLPRSNHPHPDSFAQAVCEQLGKRLTPRLRLSAGVMALQPGQPLEKLLALAEEERLRTASRGEQALIN
- a CDS encoding amidohydrolase family protein, with translation MARTWKMPLWSLAAIPAGALAIGAQTQAPQGFYAKPGQTLALTHATLVTAPGERRDDATLVIRDGRILDITDQAPPGSREIDLKGAWIYPGFIDPYSNYGLAEPAYPETDDGPHYRWQRPGGQAYNAAIHASRHWRDSVKHDPEQAKAWLDDGFTALSSARLDGIFQGYAVTLSLADKDSNQLIYKDQGRQFLSFDKGSSPQEYPSSLMGAMALVRQTLSDAAWYREAEGRSLAATELEYNADLKALGPLKQHGLVVAPTDENNLLSAARLFAGFELKPVYLGSQFEYQRAEAVAKAADTLILPLNFPKPPALASAELRRQVTLADLRHWERAPSNPAILAEQGLKLAFTRHDSEGSIWPNLKKAVKRGLSEQQALAALTTVPAAIAGIQDQAGRLAPGMMADLVIANDNLFDDGKILSVWTQGQPHARIPLRLARMWGDFDVAGGYRLSIGGDAKPEVTLKKGDDALKVQSAYVDGRLNLSFVADDKPQHWVLSWHNDELRLSSGPQPLSLTPVQPQQEEEPQASEALVGQLSYPNLAYGVPALPEREKLHIANVTLWTSEDDGIVKNADVLVSRGKIEEVGQGLETPRGYQKIDGTGLHLSAGIIDEHSHLAISGGVNEFSDAVTSEVRIGDVLNPNDIGIYRALAGGTTTAHLLHGSANPIGGQAQLIKLRWGKDGNGLKFKQAPPSIKFALGENVKQANWGDDFDRRYPQTRMGVPALVADAFQSAREYRESRLAYDLLSRRKQGRQLPPRRDYRLDALVEIMDKERLVHAHSYVASEILALMEVAERFDFSISTFTHVLEGYKVADELREHGAGASTFADWWAYKFEVYDAIVQNACLMHDKGVLTSINSDSPDLVRRLNLEAAKSMAYCNMAPADAWKMVTLNPAKQLGVDQYVGSIKEGKHADLVLWDANPLTARAKVQATWVDGRRYFDRGRDLQQRERVMDEKQALINKVLASGEQPDQDQEGYRPPLVHWHCDDLHREAL
- a CDS encoding amidohydrolase family protein; this encodes MKNWLCILGLLAVPTLAHDMAPGEIQKRPVLITNATLHTADQGVLAGSDILFENGLITALGPDLPVPDKAVVIEASGKHVYPGLIALSTRLGLSEVDAVRATRDFSEVGDLTPEVAAEAAFNADSEIIPTVRANGIALAEVAPNGNLVAGRSAAMRLDGWNRRDMLVKADTGLHLYWPDSADSQALDGLKALFGKARAYDERRRQREDQPVDARLEPMRGLFSRQLPLFIHLSRQGQLTQALDFTAEQDLAWSLVAGPVALTALAELKARGVAVVATDPQGLPDHEDAPYDQAFTLPARLHQAGLAPVIALPAGWSARDLPFAVAQAMAWGLPEEAALRSVTLNAAKLLGIDQQYGSLALGKSATLILTAAPLFDYPDFGVEAMFIDGRKVNLDNRQKRLYRKYRQKGQGE